Proteins found in one Methanomicrobiales archaeon genomic segment:
- a CDS encoding SemiSWEET transporter: protein MDQITALGLIAGFLTTISFLPQVAKTRATRSARDFSYGMLTLFLAGLSLWTWYGVSIQSHPIVIANVVTIGLVGYILGMKLKFG from the coding sequence ATGGATCAGATCACAGCGCTCGGCCTCATCGCCGGGTTTCTCACCACCATATCCTTCCTCCCCCAGGTGGCAAAGACCCGCGCCACGCGATCGGCGCGGGACTTCTCCTACGGCATGCTCACCCTCTTTCTCGCCGGGCTCTCCCTCTGGACGTGGTACGGCGTCTCCATCCAGTCGCATCCCATCGTCATCGCCAACGTGGTCACGATCGGTCTCGTCGGCTACATCCTGGGCATGAAGCTGAAGTTTGGCTGA
- a CDS encoding HAD-IA family hydrolase: MSRNERAGRGGMPAARLAGGRRAGAPIRAVIFDMDNTLFDFVRAQIGACRAVVHHLGRGSGHELFEYFRRPGKGFEDPENILDYMRDIGMAPDGQFARCCRIYEDVKLSGIAPYPGVPEMLDHLANLDLSLSVVTDAVQENALLRLERAGIRDRFDLVVTPDRSGSRKPDPAPFLYALRGMGAVPEETIVVGDSMRRDILPGCRLGMVTAYAAYGDRSFTAAESHAADFVLRSPAELCRIVRARE; the protein is encoded by the coding sequence GTGTCGCGAAACGAGAGGGCGGGGCGGGGCGGCATGCCCGCTGCACGGCTGGCCGGGGGAAGACGGGCAGGCGCACCCATCCGCGCGGTCATCTTCGACATGGACAACACCCTGTTCGATTTCGTGCGCGCCCAGATCGGGGCATGCAGGGCAGTCGTGCATCACCTCGGGAGAGGGTCCGGGCACGAACTCTTCGAATACTTCCGCCGCCCGGGGAAAGGATTCGAGGACCCCGAGAACATCCTCGACTACATGCGGGATATCGGAATGGCGCCGGACGGGCAGTTCGCCCGCTGCTGCCGCATCTACGAGGATGTGAAACTCTCGGGAATCGCCCCCTACCCCGGCGTGCCCGAGATGCTGGACCACCTCGCAAACCTGGACCTCTCCCTCTCCGTCGTCACCGATGCCGTCCAGGAGAACGCCCTTCTCCGTCTGGAGCGGGCCGGCATCCGCGACCGTTTCGACCTGGTCGTCACGCCGGATCGCAGCGGCAGTCGCAAGCCCGATCCGGCGCCATTCCTGTACGCTCTCCGCGGGATGGGAGCGGTACCCGAAGAGACGATCGTGGTGGGCGACAGCATGCGCCGCGACATCCTGCCGGGCTGCCGGCTCGGCATGGTGACCGCCTATGCCGCATACGGAGACCGCTCGTTCACGGCTGCGGAGTCTCACGCCGCGGATTTCGTCCTCCGCAGCCCCGCCGAGCTGTGCCGGATCGTCAGGGCCAGGGAATAG
- a CDS encoding DUF2099 family protein — MSMSEDEHIIEAIGRCRVVIRNGRVVEVGPPIIRECPLARRFARPVHEITEDAVRENIENRIQSYGMFTPRREIVSDRDFVLFGASELLSSGLRQGLLDCVVLVCEGAGTVLVQNPALVQGIGGRMSGLVSTSPIPQLISAIEEQGGVVLDRETARIDLAAGVQRACDAGFRQVGVTVADPDVAAEIRRRFPDSLIFGVHTTGISRGGAERLVQAADLVTACASRTVREAAGRVALLQAGAAIPVFAITPRGKEIVLAKLRESGDPLLVKSEKLPFEGGSTPSPLL, encoded by the coding sequence ATGTCCATGAGCGAGGACGAGCATATCATCGAAGCGATCGGAAGGTGCCGCGTCGTGATCCGCAACGGACGCGTGGTGGAGGTCGGGCCTCCGATCATCCGCGAGTGCCCCCTGGCGCGGAGGTTCGCACGACCCGTGCACGAGATCACCGAGGATGCGGTGCGCGAGAACATCGAGAACCGCATCCAGTCCTATGGCATGTTCACTCCGCGGCGTGAGATCGTCTCGGACCGCGACTTCGTCCTCTTCGGAGCATCCGAGCTGCTCAGCAGCGGGCTGCGGCAGGGGCTTCTCGACTGCGTCGTTCTGGTCTGCGAGGGGGCGGGCACGGTGCTGGTGCAGAATCCCGCACTGGTGCAGGGGATCGGCGGCCGGATGTCCGGTCTCGTCAGCACGTCTCCCATTCCGCAGCTGATATCGGCGATCGAGGAGCAGGGCGGTGTCGTGCTCGATCGAGAGACGGCACGGATCGACCTGGCAGCGGGTGTGCAGCGGGCCTGCGACGCCGGTTTCCGGCAGGTGGGTGTCACCGTGGCGGATCCCGACGTGGCGGCGGAGATCCGGCGGCGGTTCCCCGATTCCCTCATCTTCGGGGTCCATACGACGGGGATTTCGAGGGGCGGGGCCGAACGGCTGGTGCAGGCTGCCGACCTGGTCACCGCCTGCGCATCCCGGACCGTACGGGAGGCGGCGGGCAGGGTCGCCCTCCTCCAGGCGGGCGCCGCGATCCCGGTCTTCGCCATCACGCCGAGGGGGAAGGAGATCGTCCTGGCGAAGCTGCGGGAGTCGGGCGATCCTCTGCTGGTGAAGTCCGAAAAGCTCCCCTTCGAAGGGGGAAGCACCCCATCCCCGCTGCTCTGA
- a CDS encoding antibiotic biosynthesis monooxygenase encodes MTFARMSTWRMKEGQQKTFFDVQKKIADPIARAARGYRGAFNLIARDDPDTIVVISLWEDEAALSSSYQEIFGAATSDLEKNLAEPPEVKNFWVQSGEFIIQPRAR; translated from the coding sequence ATGACGTTTGCCAGGATGTCCACGTGGAGGATGAAAGAAGGTCAGCAGAAGACCTTCTTCGACGTTCAGAAGAAGATCGCGGATCCGATCGCCCGTGCGGCAAGGGGCTATCGGGGGGCATTCAACCTGATCGCCCGGGATGACCCCGACACCATCGTTGTGATATCGCTCTGGGAGGACGAAGCGGCGCTGAGTTCCTCGTATCAGGAGATTTTCGGGGCAGCCACGTCGGATCTGGAGAAGAACCTTGCGGAACCTCCCGAAGTAAAAAACTTCTGGGTCCAGTCCGGGGAGTTCATCATCCAGCCGCGTGCCAGGTGA